From the genome of Phycicoccus duodecadis:
ACTCCCACCGTCGAGACGCCCTCGAGCCACGCCGCGTCGATCTCGTCGGCGTAGTCGACCAGGTGCCCGGCGCGCGAGCCGTGCTCGAGCGCGACCTCGACCAGGCGGACCGAGTTCGACGAGTTGCGCGAGCCCACGACGATCATCAGGTCACAGTCGGCCGCCATCTGTCTGACCGCCAGCTGCCGGTTCTGGGTGGCGTAGCAGATGTCGTCGCTGGGCGGGTCCTGCAGCGAGGGGAAGCGCTCGCGCAGCCGGCGCACGGTCTCCATGGTCTCGTCGACCGAGAGCGTCGTCTGCGACAGCCAGACGACCTTCTCGGGGTCGCGCACGCTCACGTTGGCGACGTCGTCGGGGCCGTCGACGAGCTGGATGTGCTCGGGCGCCTCGCCCGCCGTGCCGACGACCTCCTCGTGGCCCTCGTGGCCGATGAGGAGGATGTCGTAGTCGCTGGAGGCGAAGCGCACGGCTTCGCGGTGCACCTTGGTGACCAGCGGGCAGGTGGCGTCGATGGTGCGCAGCGACAGGGCCCGTGCCTCGTCGTGCACGACCGGTGCCACGCCGTGCGCCGAGAACACCACGGTCGCGCCCTCGGGCACCTCGTCGGTCTCGTCGACGAAGACCGCACCGTGCTTCTGCAGGGTGGTGACCACGTGCTTGTTGTGCACGATCTCCTTGCGCACGTACACCGGCGGGCCGTAGAGCTCGAGGGCCCGCTCGACGGTGACCACGGCCCGGTCCACCCCGGCGCAGTAGCCGCGGGGGGCCGCGAGGAGCACGCGCTTACGGGTGTCAGCCATGCCTTCCATGGTAGGTCGGGCGCGGCGGCATCCCGAATCGCGCCGGTCAGCTCGCGTACATGAACGCCTGCGAGTAGGGATAGAGCTGCACGACGAACGGCAGCCCCGACACGCGCCGCACGACCACGTAGCTCGACCACGACCCGCATCCGCCCGCGGGGAGCGGGGCCACCACGTCGAGCGAGCCGCCCTGGTGGTGCAGCAGGTAGTCGAAGGTGCGGGTGACCCGGGTCGTCGACGCCACCGGGCAGGCCGGGCTCGACGGCACGAGGAAGGCCTGGTGCGTGTACGTGCTCTTCCCGGAGGGCGGGAACGAGCCGCGCGGGCACCCCGCCCCGCCCGAGCCGTAGCAGTTGGTGAAGAACACGTCGTTGCGCACCTGCAGGCGGGTGGCCCCGGCGGGCGGGAGGTACCGGGAGATCGGCAGGACCCGGTGCGCCGTGGTGTCGGTGCCCGAGAAGAAGACCACGGCGCCGCGCAGCGGGGTGGCCGGGATGACCTTCTCGGCCGCGACCGGCCCGGCCACGTCACCCACGAACGCGCTGTACAGGGTGGCCCGCGCGGGCTGGGCGTAGTGGGAGTTCACGTAGATGCGCTCGCGGCAGTAGTAGGTGCCGGCCGCCGGGGCGACGAACAGCAGCCGCTGCGCGAGCGGCTGGAGGCCGTTGACCGCCAGGAGGTTGGTGCCGGTCCATGACTCCGAGACGATGGTGCCGTCGGGCTTCTCGCAGGTGATCTTCTGGGCGAGGGCGTTGCGGTCGGGGGTGCCGCGGTAGGTGACCGACTGGGCCCGCAGCAGCCGGACGTCGCCGGCCGCGAGGTTCTCGAGCACCAGCGTGGCGCGGACGGAGCCGATGCTGCCGGGTGGGCTCTCCGTCATCGTGGTGCCTCGCCGCGCGTACGCGACCTCGGTGTAGGCCCACGCGGGGGCCGCCAGGGCGACCACGGCCACGAGCGCCGTCAGAGCGGCCGCGGCACGGCGTCGGGCTCTGCGTCCCCCGGGTGTGGTCCGAGCCATGTGCGCCCTCCGTCAGTACCCGGACGTCGGCGAGCTCCGGCGTCCCTCCGACGGTAGCGACTCGGGGGCCGGGTGTCCCTCCCTAGAGTGGCGCCATGAGCACGCCGGCCCGCCCCACACTCCCCGAGCGCGCCGCCGACACCAGTGCCGAGCATCCCTGGCCGGTGCGCCTGCTGTCGATGAAGATCGGCGAGTACGTCGAGAAGATGTCGGTGCTGTGGGTCGAGGGACAGGTCGTCCAGCTCACCCGCCGGCCCGGGGCCCGCACCGCCTTTCTGACCCTGCGAGACCCCGACGTCGACATGAGCCTGTCGTGCTCGGTGCACGTCAACGCCCTGGACGCGATGCCGGGGCCCCTCGCCGAGGGCGCCCGGGTCGTCGTCCAGGCCAAGCCGTCGTTCTGGACCCAGCGCGGGTCGCTCGTGATGGACGCGCGCCAGATCCGGCCGGTCGGCGTGGGCGAGCTGCTGGCACGCCTCGAGTACCTCAAGCGACACCTGGCGCAGGAGGGCCTCTTCGACCGCGACCGCAAGCAGCCGCTGCCGTTCCTGCCGCGCCGCATCGGGCTGGTGTGCGGGCGCGCCAGTGCAGCCGAGAAGGACGTCGTCGAGAACACCCTCCGCCGCTGGCCGGCGGCCCGCTTCGAGATCCGCCAGGTCGCGGTGCAGGGCAACGGCGCCGTGGCCGAGGTGACCGCCGCCCTCCAGGAGCTCGACGCGCATCCCGAGGTCGACGTCGTGGTCATCGCCCGCGGCGGCGGCGGGGTCGAGGACCTCCTGCCGTTCTCCAACGAGACGATGCTGCGGGCGGTCGCCGCGGCCCGCACGCCCGTGGTCAGCGCCATCGGGCACGACGTCGACACGCCCCTCCTCGACCTCGTGGCCGACCACCGCGCGTCCACCCCCACCGACGCCGCGAAGGCCATCGTGCCCGACGCCGAGGCCGAGCGCCGGGGGGTCGACACGGCGCGCGAGCGGGGACGGCGGGCGCTGGCGGGCCGCGTGCACCACGAGCGGCGCCGGCTGACCGAGCTCACCTCGCGCCCGGTCCTCGCCGACAAGGGCGCCTTCCTCCGGGTGCAGCGGGAGGTCGTCTCCGCCCTGCGGGGACGCGCGCACCAGCGGGTCGAGGCGGTGGTCCACCGCCAGCGCGACCAGGTCGCGCACCTGCGGGCCCAGGCCCGCACCCTCTCCCCCCAGTCGACCCTCGACCGCGGCTACGCGGTGGTCTCGCGGGTCTCCGGGGAGGTCGTCACCGATCCCGCGGACCTCTCCCCCGCTGAGCCGCTACGGGTCCGGGTGTCGCGGGGCGACTTCGGGGTCACGGTGGCCGGGGCGGTCGGGTAGCCGAGAACGACGACCTGCGGGTCCCCGGCGTCGTCGGCCCGCCCGCGTAGGCTCCCGGCATGGCGAAGGACACCCCGGCCCCGGCCCCCACCGCGAACGCGGACGTCGCCGAGCTCGGCTACGAGCAGGCGCGCGACGAGCTCGTCGACATCGTGGCGCGGCTCGAGAGCGGCCAGGTGGGGCTCGAGGAGAGCATGACGCTCTGGGAGCGGGGCGAGGCGCTGGCCGCCCGCTGCGGACAGTGGCTCGACCAGGCCGAGGAGCGCATCACGACCTCCGGCGAGTGACCCGGGCGCGTCGTCCCGGCCGGCGAGCCCGTAGCGCGAACCGTCGTGCGGACTCATCGCAATCCCGTTCTGCTGAAGGCGAACACCTGTGGATAGAACCTTGTTCTCGTACGCGTGTTCGGGTATCATCTCTCCATGGACAGGGGGCAGCTCAGCAGCCGCGTCGCGGCCGTGCGGGCGGAGGTCGCGGCGCTGGGGCGTGAGCTGGCCGAGCACAGCCGGGGCCTGGATGCCGTGGAGTGTTACGAGCTCGCCGGTGAGCTCCAAGGGGTGGTGAACGCCGCCGAGGGGGCCCAGGGTGTGGCGGCCGCGTTGGGGGCTCGGGTCGAGGTGCGGCTCTCGGGTGACGGGCCCGTCGAGCGGGTCCACCCGGTGGGGTACGTCGACCAGATGGCGCCCAGCCTCGTCGCTCTCGAAGCGGGCCTGACGGAGGGGCTGGCCGGGCGGAAGGTCCACCTCGGCGCAGCCCTCGGTGAGCGGTTCCCCCGGGTCCGTGACCGGGTCCTGGCCGGTGACGTGGCGGCCGCGACGGCCCACAAGGTGGTCGACGCGTGCGCGGGGCTGGACGTCGTGGCGTGCGGTCGGGTCGATGCCGAGGTGTCGGGTCGGTTGGCCGACCTGGACCCGGCGCAGGTGACCGCGCACGTCCGCCGCGTCGCGACGCGGGTGGCGGCCGACCAGGTCGCCGCGCAGGTCGCGAAGACCCGCCGCACCCGGACGGTGGAGGTGCGTCCGGGCCCGGACGGCCTGACCGACGTGTACGCGCTCCTCCCCACCGCGACCGTGGCCGCGGCCTGGGCGGCGACCGAGCAGCTCGCGTCCGAGTACCGGCAGGTCGACGACACCCTCACCCTGTCCGAGGCGCGGGCCGACGCGTTCGGGGACCTGCTCCTGCGCAACGTGACGGTCAGTGCCTCGGTCACCCTCGGGGTGCCGGTGGTCACCGACCGCCCCGCGCCCGAACCCGCAACCGTCGAGACCATCGAGGTCCCCTGGGCCGACGACGACACCGTCATCGACGCCTACACCGGGGAAGAGACCCGCTTCGGCGACCTCCCGCCGGAGGCGCAGCGGCTGTTCGAGACCACCACGATGACCGTCGACCCAGACCCGGGACCGGTGCTCATGGCCCAAGTCACGCCCGGGTTCGCCGTGTCCGGCACGCAGCTGCCCGGGCTGGGCTGGGTCGACGCCGCCACCGTCGCCAACCTCCTCAAGACCCTCCCGATGGACGTCGCCCGGGCCGTGCTGGACGCCGACACCGGCACCCTCGCCTCCCTCACCACCAGCGCCTACCGACCGAACAAGGCCATGCGCGACTTCGTGGCCACCCGCGACGGGACCTGCCGGATGTGGGGGTGCTTGAGACGCGCCGAGTACACCGACCTCGACCACACCAGACCCTGGCCCCACGGCGCCACCTCACCGACCGACCTGGCGTGCCTGTGCCGGCGGCACCACCGGCTGAAGCAGCAGGGCCGCTGGCGCCCCACCCTCGACCCCGACGGCACCCTCACCTGGACCTCACCATCGGGCAAGCGCCGCGTCACCGAACCGGTCCACCGCATCCTGCCGGCGCCGGATCGGTCCCCGCTCGCCGCCGAGGCGGCCCCTCCCCCCTTCTGACCGGCGGCACCCAGGCCGGTTTGGCGAGGTTGGTGCCCTGTGTGAAGCCCGCTGCGACGATGGCGGGTCGGCCCGCAGTCAGGCGTCGCCGCGCTGCAGCTCCCAAGCCTCCCGGAGCGAGGACCTCACGGCGTCGAGATCACCCTCGACCACGTCGGCCAGCACCTTCGCGTGGGCCTCCAGCTCCGGCCGGACCGAGAAGGTGGTGGGCCACCGGCTGAGCAGCGCCTCGCGGCGCTCCGGGGTCGCGCGGACCAGCAGCGTCGCCTCGTCGATCTGCCGGGCCACGAGGCGGCCGCGCACGCACCAGCGGCGCCCACGCGGGTCCTGGTGCAGCCGCACCCCTTCCAACGACGCGAGGAGGTCCTCGACGTCGCGCCATCGCTGTTCCCCCGTCATGGGGTCGATCCTGCTACGCGCCCCGACCGGCGCCCACCCGGAGCAACGGCCCCCCGCGCAGCCGTGGCCCTCAGCGCACCGGCCGCAGGGCCTGCACGTAGGTGGTCATCTCGTCGAAGCTCGCGTTCCCCGTGACCAGCGTGGCCAGCTCGCCCGAGCCCGTGGGCGGCACCGACAGCAGGCTGTTCTGCACCTTGTTGTCGCGCACGTACTCGTCCCAGGTGCGCCCGGCGATCTCGACCGTGCCCTCCTTCGGCGCGCGGTTGGTCTGGGCCGCGACCCAGGCGCGGCTCGGGTCCTTGGTCTGCTCGACGGCCACGAAGCTGCCGGACGGCGTGCGGTACCCCACGTGCCAGGTCATGAAGCCGTCGGTGACCCGCACGTAGCGCACCGAGGTCGGCGTCCAGCCCGCCGGCAGCCCCTCGGGCACGACGATCGGCCAGCCGGTCCGCTCGCGCACGTCCTGGGCCTGCGCGGCGATGTCCACGGGAGGCCCGCCCACGGTGTTGACCCGCGGCACGATCAGGACGAGGACGGCGACCATCCCCAGGACCGCCAGCAGCGAGTACACGAGGTTCTTCACCGAGCCCATCGAGTAGCGGCTCTTCGGGGCCACGGGCGTGCTCACCCCTCCATCGTCGCCGACGAGCCCCCCCGACACCCAATCGGCCTCGACGCTAGGCTCGACCGGTCCGCTCCAGAGAGGTTGGGATGCCGTGAGCCCTGTGCCGCCCGTCGTCGTCGTGGGGGAGCTGCTCGTCGACATCGTCAGCCACCCCGACGGCTCCAGCGCCGAGCACGTGGGCGGCTCGCCCGCCAACGTGGCCGTGGGGCTGGCCCGGCTCGGCCACGACACCCACATCGCCTGCCTGGTCGGCACCGACACCCGCGGCGACCGGTGCATCCAGCACGTCGAGGGGGGCGGCGTGCACCTGCTCCCCGGCAGCGTCACCACCGCCCACCCCACCTCCACGGCGCTCGCCACCATCGACGAACGGGGCGCCGCGTCCTACGTCTTCGACCTGCACTGGGACCTGCCCCCCGTGCAGCTGCCCCCCGGCACCGCGCACCTGCACACCGGCTCGATCGCCACGACCCTCTCCCCCGGCGAGCGTGAGGTCACCGCGGCCGTGCACCGGGCCCGGGAGGTCGGCACCGTCAGCTACGACCCCAACGTGCGCCCGACGATCATGGGCGAGGTCGACACCGTCCGGCCGCGCGTCGAGGAGCTCGTCGCCCTGGCCGACGTCGTCAAGTGCTCCGAGGACGACATCGAGTGGCTCTACCCCGGCCGGAGCGCCTCGGAGGTGATGGCGCGCTGGACCGACCTCGGGGCCGCCTTCACCGTCGTCACCCTGGGCGGCGCCGGCGTCACCTGGCGGGTCGCGTCGGGCGAGGAGGCCACCGAGACCGCGCGGGTCAAGGACGTCGTCGACACCGTCGGCGCCGGCGACTCGTTCATGGCCGGGCTGGTGTCCGGCCTCCTCGACGCCGGCCTGCTCGGCGGCCCCGACGCCCGCGCCCGGCTGCGCTCCGCCGGCCTCGCCGACGTCGCGCCCGCCATCGACCGTGCCCTCGCCACGAGCGGGGTCACGGTGCGCCGTTCCGGCGCCTACGCCCCGACCCGGGAGGAGATCCGATGACCGAGTTCGCCTACGAGGACATGCTGCCGGTGGAGGCCGACGAGACCCCATACCGCCTCCTCACCACCGAGGGCGTCGAGGTCGTCGACGGCCCCGGCGGCCGCCGCTTCCTCCAGGTGGCGCCCGAGGCGCTGCGGCTGCTCACCGAGACCGCGATGCACGACATCGCCCACTACCTGCGCCCCGCCCACCTGCAGCAGCTCGCGAACATCCTCGACGACCCCGAGGCCAGCAACAACGACAAGTTCGTCGCCCTGGACCTGCTGAAGAACGCCAACATCGCAGCGGGCGGCGTCCTCCCGATGTGCCAGGACACCGGCACCGCCATCGTGATGGGCAAGCGCGGCCAGCACGTGCTCACCGAAGGCACCGACGAGGAGGCCCTCAGCCGGGGGGTCTACGACGCCTACACCCGCCTGAACCTGCGGTACTCGCAGATGGCCCCGGTCACGATGTGGGAGGAGCGCAACACCGGCTCCAACCTCCCGGCCCAGGTCGAGCTCTACGCCGACACCGCGCCCGGGCACGAGACCACCTACAAGTTCCTCTTCATGGCCAAGGGCGGCGGCAGCGCCAACAAGTCGTTCCTGTTCCAGGAGACCAAGGCCATCCTCAACCCCGAGGCGATGATGCGCTTCCTCGACGAGAAGCTGCGCAGCCTCGGCACCGCCGCCTGTCCGCCCTACCACCTGGCCATCGTCATCGGCGGCACCAGCGCTGAGTTCGCGCTCAAGACAGCCAAGTACGCCAGCGCCAAGTACCTCGACCAGCTCCCCAAGCAGGGCGACCCGGTCACCGCGCACGGCTTCCGCGACACCGAGCTCGAGGAGCAGGTCCTGGAGCTCACCCGCCAGCTCGGCATCGGCGCGCAGTTCGGCGGCAAGTACTTCTGCCACGACGTGCGCGTCGTGCGCCTCCCCCGCCACGGCGCATCGCTGCCGGTCGCCATCGCCGTCTCGTGCAGCGCCGACCGCCAGGTGCTCGGCCGGATCACCCCCGAGGGCGTGTTCATCGAGCAGCTCGAGACCGACCCCGCGCGCTTCCTGCCCGAGCAGACCCCGGCGGCCCTCGACGACGCCCAGGGCGTCGGCGGCACCGGGGCCGGAGCCGTGGTGGCCATCGACCTCAACCGTCCCATGGACGAGATCCTCGCCGAGCTCACGCAACATCCCGTCAAGACCCGGCTCTCGCTCACCGGCCCGCTGGTGGTCGCCCGCGACATCGCGCACGCGAAGATCAAGGAACGGCTCGACGCCGGTGAGGAGATGCCGCAGTACCTCAAGGACCACCCCGTCTACTACGCCGGCCCCGCCAAGACCCCCGAGGGGATGCCCTCGGGCTCGTTCGGCCCGACGACCGCCGGGCGGATGGACTCCTACGTCGACCAGTTCCAGGCGGCCGGCGGCTCGCTGGTCATGCTCGCCAAGGGCAACCGCAGCCGGCAGGTCACCGACGCCTGCCAGGCGCACGGCGGCTTCTACCTCGGGTCCATCGGCGGCCCCGCGGCCCGCCTGGCCCAGGACTGCATCCGCAGCGTCGAGGTGCTCGAGTACCCCGAGCTCGGCATGGAGGCCGTGTGGAAGATCGAGGTCGAGGACTTCCCGGCGTTCATCGTCGTCGACGACAAGGGCGAGGACTTCTTCGCGGGCGTGACCAAGCCCGTGGCGTTCACCATCGAGAAGAGGACGGGACTGGTATGAGCACCGAGCAGACCCCCGGCTTCGAGGACCTCCTCGACGCCAACCAGCGGTTCGCGCAGACCTTCGACCTCGCCGGGTTCGACGGCGTGGCCCGGGCGGGCGTCGCCATCGTCACCTGCATGGACAGCCGCATCGACCCGCTGCGGATGCTCGGCCTGCGCGCCGGGGACGCCAAGATCTTCCGCAACCCCGGCGGCCGTGTCACCCCCCAGGCCCTCGAGGCGCTGGTGCTCGGCGTGCACCTGCTCGGGGTGGAGCGCGTCCTGGTCATCCCGCACACCCGGTGCGCGATGTCCTCGGCCTCCGAGGAGGACCTGCGCCGCCGGGTCGGCGAGTCCGCGGGGCTCGATGCCTCGTGGCAGCGCTTCAGCGTCGTCACCGACCAGGTCGACGCCCTGCGCCAGGACGTGGCCGCCGTGCGCACCCACCCGCTGGTCGGCGAGCGCGCCCTCGTCGGCGGTTTCGTCTACGACGTCGACACCGGCCTGCTGACCCAGCACGTATGACGGTGCGTCTCGAGGCCGTCGGCCTGCACCCCGTCAAGAGCACCGCGGTGCGGCCGGTGCTGCAGGCGCGGGTCGAGCGCTGGGGGCTGCGCGGCGACCGGCGCTGGATGCTCGCGCTGCCCGACGGCGAGTGCCTCACCGCCCGCGAGGACCACGGGATGCTCATGCTGACCGCTGACACCCCGGACACCGACGCCGGGCTGGGGTGCGCCCTGCGGCTGCGCGCCCCGGGCCACGACGCCCTCGAGCTCGACGAGCCGGACGGCGACGCGGTGCCCGTCACCGTCCACGGCCGCGCGCTCACGGCCACCCCGGCCCCGGAGCACGCCCACGCCTGGGTCCGTGCGGCGCTGCGCCGGGACGACCTCCGGCTGGTGCACGTCGCCTCGCCGCGCCCGCTCAACCCGCAGTACTCCGCCCCCGGTGACGCCACAGCCTTCGCCGACGGCTACCCGCTCACGCTGGCGTCCACGGCGTCCCTGGCCCGGCTGCGCGACTGGGTCGCCGAGACCGCGCTCGAGCGCGGCGAGGAGCCCCCGGTCCTCGAGATGGCGCGGTTCCGCCCGAACCTCGTGGTCGACGGCGACCTCACCCCCTTCGAGGAGGACGACTGGCGCGGCGTCACCGTCGGCGCCGTCACCTTCAGCGTCGCCAAGCCGGTCGACCGCTGCGTCATGACCACCCTCGACCCGGCCACCGGCCGCGGCGGCCGCGAGCCCATCCGCACCCTGGCCCACCACCGCCGCTGGGACGGCGCCACCTGGTTCGCCGTGCAGCTGGTCCCCCGCTCCGTCGGCGACGTCCGGGTCGGTGACGAGGTCGTACCCTCCCGGTAGGTTGCCGTCATGACGACGTCCGCGCCGACCTTCCCCCCCGGCTTCCTGTTCGGGGCCGCCACCGCGAGCTACCAGATCGAGGGCGCCGTGGCCGAGGACGGCCGCTCCCCCTCCATCTGGGACACGTTCTCGCACACCCCGGGCCGGACCTTCGGGGGCGACACCGGCGACGTCGCCTGCGACCACTACCACCGGATGCCGGCCGACGTCGCCCTGATGCAGGAGCTCGGCCTGGAGGCCTACCGCTTCTCGGTGGCCTGGCCGCGCATCGTCCCCGGCGGCACCGGCGCGGTCAACGCGGCCGGTGTCGCGTTCTACGACCGGCTCGTCGACACCCTCCTCGCCGCGGGCATCCGGCCCGTCGTCACGCTCTACCACTGGGACCTCCCGCAGGCGCTCGAGGACCGCGGCGGCTGGCGCACCCGCGAGGTCGCCGACTGGTTCGCCGAGTACGCCGCCGCCGTGGCCGGCCCCCTCGGCGACCGGGTGAAGCACTGGACCACCCTGAACGAGCCGTGGTGCTCCTCGATGCTCAGCCACGCCATCGGCGCCCACGCCCCCGGCCGCCAGGACCCGCTCGAGGGGCTGGTCACGGCCCACCACCTGATGCTCGCCCACGGCCGCGCCGTCCCCGTCATCCGCCAGCACTGCCCCGACGCGCAGGTCTCCATCACGCTCAACCCCACCCAGGTCCACGGGCCCGAGGACCCCACCGAGGCCGACCTCGACGCCGTGCGGCGCGCCGACAACGCCCTCAACGGGGTGTTCTTCGGGCCGCTGTTCCACGGCACCTACCCCGAGGGGATGCTGGAGGACGTCGCGCACCTCACCGACGGCTCGTTCGTGCACGACGGCGACCTGGCCGAGATCGCCGCCCCGCTCGACAACCTCGGGGTCAACAACTACTTCCCCACCCGCGTCGCGGCCACGCCCCAGGGCGCCGAGCCCCAGGGTGGCCTTCACCTGCTCCCCGGCTGCGAGCGGGTCGACGAGGTCGCGCCCCGCCCGCCGCTCACCGCGATGGGCTGGGAGCAGTCGCCCGCGAGCCACCGCCTCATCGTCGAGCGCTCGGCCCGCGAGAGCGGGCTGCCGGTGTACGTCACCGAGAACGGCTCGGCGTGGGACGACACGGTCGACGCCGACGGTCAGGTGCACGACCCCGAGCGCGTCGCCTACCTGATGGCGCACCTGGGCGCGCTGGCCGACGCCGTGGCGGCCGGCACCGACGTGCGCGGCTACTTCGCGTGGTCGCTGCTCGACAACTTCGAGTGGGCGCTCGGCTACGACAAGCGCTTCGGCATCGTGCACGTCGACTACGACACCCAGGTGCGCACCGTCAAGGACTCCGGGCACGAGTACGCCCGGGTCATCGCCGCGCACCGCGATCGCTGACGCGCCGGCCGGGGAGGCACCGCCCGTGAGCCGTCGCATCGTCGTCGTGGGCGGGGGTGTCGTCGGCCTCGCGGTCGCCGAGCGGGTCACCCGCGACGAGCCGGCCGCGGTCGTCACCGTCATCGAGAAGGAGGACGGCTGGGCGCGCCACCAGACCGGGCGCAACAGCGGCGTCGTGCACTCGGGTATCTACTACCCGCCGGGCAGCGCCAAGGCCCGATGGTGCCGGGCCGGCGCGACCGCCCTGCTGCGCCTGGCCGCCGACGAGGGCGTGCCGCACGCCGTCACCGGCAAGCTCGTCGTCGCGACCCGGGAGGCCGAGCTGGCCCGCCTGGCGGCGCTGCACGAGCGGGGCCTCGCGAACGGGCTGGCCGTGCGGCGGCTCGGGCCCGACGAGGCACGCGAGTACGAGCCCCACGTGGCCGCCCTCGCGGCGCTGCACGTGCCCGAGACCGCCGTCGTCGACTACCCGGCGCTCTGCCGGGCGCTGGTGCGCCGGCTCGAGGCACGAGGTGCCCGCCTGATGACGGGGGCCACCGTGCTGGCGGCCCATCACGGCCCGGCGCACACCGTGGTCGAGACCACCGCCGGCTCGGTGACGGCCGACGTCGTGGTCAACTGCGCCGGGCTGCACGCCGACCGGGTGGCGCGCCGGCTCGGCCACGAGTCGTCGGTGCGGATCGTGCCGTTCCGGGGCGAGTACCGCGAGCTCACGCCGGAGGCGGCCCACCTCGTGCGTGGCCTCGTCTACCCGGTGCCCGACCCCGAGCTGCCGTTCCTGGGGGTGCACCTGACCCGGGGCGTCGACGGCCACGTGCACGCCGGCCCGAACGCCGTCCTGGCCCTGGCCCGCGAGGGCTACCGCCGGCGGGACGTCGACCGCGACCTGCTCGCCACCCTGGGCGACCCGGGGTTCTGGCGGCTGGCGCGCCGGCACTGGCGCAGCGGCGCCACCGAGCTGCGGCGCTCGGCCTCTCCCCGGCGCTTCGGCGACAGCCTGCGCGCGCTGGTCCCGGCGCTGCGCGACGCCGACCTGCTCCCCTCCCCGGCCGGGGTGCGGGCCCAGGCCGTGCGGCGCGACGGCGCCCTCGTCGACGACTTCCTGGTCGAACGCTCGGGTCGGTGCGTGCACGTCCTCAACGCGCCCTCCCCCGCCGCCACCGCCTCGCTCGAGATCGCCCGGCACGTCGCCGGCCTCCTCCCGTGAACGGGAGGAGGCCGACGGATGCTGCGAGGAGCGGGCCTCAGGCGGGCTTGCCGACGACGGTGACGTCGATGTTGCCGCGGGTGGCCTTGCTGTAGGGGCAGAACTCGTGGGCCTTGTCGGCCAGGCTCTGCGCCGTCTCGGCGTCGACGCCGGGGATGGTGGTCGTGAGCTCGACGCCCAGGCCGAAGCCGGACTCGGTCTCGCCGAAGTGGACGTTCGCGGTGGTCTCGGCGCCCGAGGCGTCGATGCCCTCGCGCTGCGCGATCAGGGTCAGCGCGCCGTTGTAGCAGGCGGCGTAGCCGGCGGCGAAGAGGGTCTCGGGGTTGGCGACCGGGTTGGACGGGTTGGGCTTGCCGAGCGGCAGGTCGACGACGCCGTCCTCGCTGCGGGTGCGGCCGGCGCGACCACCGGTGGCGGTGGCGGCGATGCTGTACAGCTCCTTGGTCACGGACTCGTGCGGCACGGAAGAACTCCTTCGATCGGCGGTGTGGTCACCAGGGCCAACCCCGGCCGGCCGTCGACCATTCCGTCCGCCCCGCATCCGGCTCGGCTCAGAGCGCCAGTCGCTCGAGCACCACGCCCGCCAGACGGTCGGCCGTGGCCCGCGCCTGGTCCTCGCTCGTGGCCTCGACCATCACCCGCACGACCGGCTCGGTGCCCGACTTGCGCAGCAGCACCCGGCCGGAGCCCTGCAGCTCGTCCTGCGCGCGGCGCACGGCCTCCTGGACCCCTTCGTCGGACTCGACGCGGCCCTTGTCGACGCCCTTGACGTT
Proteins encoded in this window:
- a CDS encoding 4-hydroxy-3-methylbut-2-enyl diphosphate reductase → MADTRKRVLLAAPRGYCAGVDRAVVTVERALELYGPPVYVRKEIVHNKHVVTTLQKHGAVFVDETDEVPEGATVVFSAHGVAPVVHDEARALSLRTIDATCPLVTKVHREAVRFASSDYDILLIGHEGHEEVVGTAGEAPEHIQLVDGPDDVANVSVRDPEKVVWLSQTTLSVDETMETVRRLRERFPSLQDPPSDDICYATQNRQLAVRQMAADCDLMIVVGSRNSSNSVRLVEVALEHGSRAGHLVDYADEIDAAWLEGVSTVGVTSGASVPEILVRGVLDYLAARGFDDVSAVTAAQESLVFALPNEIRRDLKAAGMSDTMRHDGGFVESGSLH
- the xseA gene encoding exodeoxyribonuclease VII large subunit; translation: MSTPARPTLPERAADTSAEHPWPVRLLSMKIGEYVEKMSVLWVEGQVVQLTRRPGARTAFLTLRDPDVDMSLSCSVHVNALDAMPGPLAEGARVVVQAKPSFWTQRGSLVMDARQIRPVGVGELLARLEYLKRHLAQEGLFDRDRKQPLPFLPRRIGLVCGRASAAEKDVVENTLRRWPAARFEIRQVAVQGNGAVAEVTAALQELDAHPEVDVVVIARGGGGVEDLLPFSNETMLRAVAAARTPVVSAIGHDVDTPLLDLVADHRASTPTDAAKAIVPDAEAERRGVDTARERGRRALAGRVHHERRRLTELTSRPVLADKGAFLRVQREVVSALRGRAHQRVEAVVHRQRDQVAHLRAQARTLSPQSTLDRGYAVVSRVSGEVVTDPADLSPAEPLRVRVSRGDFGVTVAGAVG
- a CDS encoding exodeoxyribonuclease VII small subunit, with the protein product MAKDTPAPAPTANADVAELGYEQARDELVDIVARLESGQVGLEESMTLWERGEALAARCGQWLDQAEERITTSGE
- a CDS encoding HNH endonuclease signature motif containing protein, with the protein product MDRGQLSSRVAAVRAEVAALGRELAEHSRGLDAVECYELAGELQGVVNAAEGAQGVAAALGARVEVRLSGDGPVERVHPVGYVDQMAPSLVALEAGLTEGLAGRKVHLGAALGERFPRVRDRVLAGDVAAATAHKVVDACAGLDVVACGRVDAEVSGRLADLDPAQVTAHVRRVATRVAADQVAAQVAKTRRTRTVEVRPGPDGLTDVYALLPTATVAAAWAATEQLASEYRQVDDTLTLSEARADAFGDLLLRNVTVSASVTLGVPVVTDRPAPEPATVETIEVPWADDDTVIDAYTGEETRFGDLPPEAQRLFETTTMTVDPDPGPVLMAQVTPGFAVSGTQLPGLGWVDAATVANLLKTLPMDVARAVLDADTGTLASLTTSAYRPNKAMRDFVATRDGTCRMWGCLRRAEYTDLDHTRPWPHGATSPTDLACLCRRHHRLKQQGRWRPTLDPDGTLTWTSPSGKRRVTEPVHRILPAPDRSPLAAEAAPPPF
- a CDS encoding DUF4245 domain-containing protein, giving the protein MSTPVAPKSRYSMGSVKNLVYSLLAVLGMVAVLVLIVPRVNTVGGPPVDIAAQAQDVRERTGWPIVVPEGLPAGWTPTSVRYVRVTDGFMTWHVGYRTPSGSFVAVEQTKDPSRAWVAAQTNRAPKEGTVEIAGRTWDEYVRDNKVQNSLLSVPPTGSGELATLVTGNASFDEMTTYVQALRPVR
- a CDS encoding carbohydrate kinase family protein, which produces MSPVPPVVVVGELLVDIVSHPDGSSAEHVGGSPANVAVGLARLGHDTHIACLVGTDTRGDRCIQHVEGGGVHLLPGSVTTAHPTSTALATIDERGAASYVFDLHWDLPPVQLPPGTAHLHTGSIATTLSPGEREVTAAVHRAREVGTVSYDPNVRPTIMGEVDTVRPRVEELVALADVVKCSEDDIEWLYPGRSASEVMARWTDLGAAFTVVTLGGAGVTWRVASGEEATETARVKDVVDTVGAGDSFMAGLVSGLLDAGLLGGPDARARLRSAGLADVAPAIDRALATSGVTVRRSGAYAPTREEIR